A section of the Paenibacillus odorifer genome encodes:
- a CDS encoding NAD(P)/FAD-dependent oxidoreductase yields MNKQLELYDVTIIGGGPAGMYTAFYSGMRDLKTKLIEAKDELGGRMLIYPEKMIWDVGGVTPTLCHQLIGQLKEQAQTFDPTIVLGQQIMNQERQEDGTYILTSSTGEQHWTRTVILAIGYGILQMAKLEIEGADRYEVTNLHYTVQELEPFRGKRVLISGGGNSAVDWANELEPIAASVTIAHRREQFGGHEKNIVRMKESSVNVRAPYAVSQLHSSNGETIDQVTISHIETGETEQFEVDAVIVNHGLKSDFGPLKEWGLDMGEWCANVTDKLETNLPGIFAAGDFVDYASKVRLIAGAFTDAALALNSAKLYIDPTAAKVAYVSSHNERFKEKNKALGVVDDH; encoded by the coding sequence ATGAATAAACAACTGGAATTATACGATGTAACCATTATTGGTGGCGGACCTGCTGGGATGTATACAGCTTTTTATAGTGGAATGAGAGACTTGAAGACAAAGTTAATTGAAGCGAAGGATGAGCTCGGAGGAAGAATGCTTATTTATCCCGAAAAAATGATCTGGGATGTAGGAGGCGTAACCCCAACTCTTTGCCATCAACTGATCGGTCAGCTCAAGGAGCAAGCTCAAACCTTCGATCCGACTATTGTGCTGGGTCAGCAAATTATGAATCAAGAGAGACAAGAAGATGGGACGTACATCTTGACCTCTTCTACTGGGGAACAACATTGGACCCGCACAGTCATTTTGGCAATTGGTTACGGAATTCTACAGATGGCAAAGCTTGAAATTGAAGGTGCAGATCGTTATGAGGTGACGAATCTTCATTATACCGTTCAAGAGCTGGAGCCGTTCCGCGGTAAAAGAGTGCTAATCTCCGGTGGAGGCAACTCCGCAGTAGATTGGGCGAATGAATTGGAGCCCATCGCTGCAAGTGTGACGATTGCGCATCGCCGCGAACAGTTTGGCGGACATGAGAAAAACATTGTGCGGATGAAGGAATCCTCAGTCAATGTCCGTGCGCCATATGCAGTAAGCCAATTACACAGCAGTAATGGTGAAACGATAGATCAGGTTACGATCAGCCATATAGAGACAGGTGAAACAGAGCAGTTTGAAGTGGATGCTGTCATTGTGAATCATGGTCTGAAGAGCGATTTTGGTCCGTTAAAAGAATGGGGCCTTGATATGGGCGAGTGGTGTGCGAATGTAACTGATAAGCTGGAGACCAATCTTCCGGGTATATTCGCAGCAGGTGACTTTGTGGATTATGCGAGCAAGGTTCGTTTGATCGCAGGCGCTTTCACTGATGCGGCTCTGGCGCTTAATAGCGCAAAGCTGTACATTGACCCGACCGCGGCCAAAGTCGCTTACGTATCTTCTCACAATGAACGGTTCAAAGAGAAGAATAAAGCGCTTGGAGTCGTTGACGACCACTAA
- a CDS encoding ABC transporter ATP-binding protein — protein sequence MLRRFFSYYRPYKGLFILDFSCAIAAALLELVFPLAVNRVVDDMLPSGNWKWILYSCLGLLGIYIVSAFMHFVVTYWGHKLGINIESDMRKKLFDRVQKLSFNFFDNNKTGHLVSRMTNDLMDIGEIAHHGPEDLFIAVMTLLGVFGIMLSINWQLAILTFVIVPLMIYLSMYFSRKMSKAFHIMFADIADYNARVENNVSGIRVVQAFANENHEISRFAVNNERFRITKLMTYRIMAWNSSFSFVLMKLVSLFVLVCGTYFVIQKQMTYGEFIAFVMLSNVFLGPLQQINSVIETYPKGIAGFKRYLELLETEPDVDDAKDAKPVSHLSGNITFQDVAFAYSDKEKVLTNVNLSISAGETVALVGPSGAGKTTLCSLLPRFYDVSEGNISIDGIDIRSMTLESLRSHIGIVQQDVFLFDGTIRENIAYGRLGASDEEIWEAAGRAQLEELIKSQPAGLDTMIGERGVKLSGGQKQRLSIARMFLKNPTILILDEATSALDTETESAIQEALAELSEGRTTLVIAHRLATIRNADRIVVVAEGGIAEQGKHEELLQTAGIYSRLHEAQFGA from the coding sequence ATGTTGCGTCGTTTTTTTTCTTACTATAGACCCTATAAGGGATTGTTTATTCTTGATTTCTCCTGTGCTATTGCTGCTGCACTGCTGGAACTAGTCTTCCCGCTGGCGGTTAACCGGGTAGTGGATGATATGCTGCCAAGTGGGAATTGGAAATGGATTCTCTATTCTTGCCTCGGTTTGCTGGGGATATATATCGTCAGCGCCTTTATGCATTTTGTCGTTACTTATTGGGGGCATAAGCTGGGGATCAATATCGAGTCGGATATGAGAAAAAAGCTATTTGATCGTGTGCAGAAGCTCTCTTTCAACTTCTTCGATAATAACAAAACAGGCCATTTGGTCTCGCGGATGACAAATGATCTGATGGACATCGGTGAGATTGCCCACCATGGTCCTGAAGATTTATTCATAGCAGTGATGACGCTGCTTGGTGTATTCGGTATCATGCTTAGCATCAATTGGCAATTAGCTATTCTAACCTTTGTAATTGTCCCGCTGATGATTTATTTATCCATGTACTTCAGTCGCAAAATGTCCAAAGCGTTCCACATCATGTTCGCGGACATTGCTGACTATAACGCACGCGTAGAAAACAATGTAAGTGGGATCCGTGTTGTGCAAGCTTTTGCTAATGAGAATCATGAAATTTCCCGTTTTGCAGTTAATAACGAACGCTTCCGTATTACGAAGCTTATGACCTATCGAATTATGGCTTGGAATTCATCCTTTAGCTTTGTGCTTATGAAACTGGTCTCATTATTCGTACTCGTGTGCGGAACCTATTTTGTAATCCAGAAGCAAATGACTTACGGTGAATTTATTGCTTTTGTGATGTTGTCTAATGTCTTCTTAGGACCTTTGCAACAGATTAACTCGGTCATTGAGACCTATCCTAAAGGGATCGCTGGTTTCAAACGTTATCTTGAACTGCTGGAGACGGAGCCAGATGTTGATGACGCAAAAGACGCTAAGCCAGTGTCTCATCTGTCAGGGAATATAACCTTCCAGGATGTAGCTTTTGCTTATAGTGATAAAGAAAAGGTGCTAACCAATGTGAACTTATCGATTTCGGCAGGAGAGACGGTTGCACTTGTGGGTCCATCCGGTGCTGGTAAGACAACACTTTGCAGCTTGCTGCCACGCTTTTACGATGTAAGCGAAGGCAACATCTCTATTGATGGAATAGATATTCGCTCCATGACGTTAGAATCACTTCGTTCCCATATCGGGATTGTACAACAAGATGTATTTCTGTTTGACGGAACCATCCGTGAGAACATTGCTTACGGCAGATTGGGAGCTTCCGATGAAGAAATCTGGGAGGCTGCGGGACGCGCTCAGCTGGAAGAACTGATCAAATCTCAGCCTGCTGGGCTGGATACAATGATCGGTGAGAGAGGCGTCAAGCTTTCTGGCGGCCAGAAGCAGAGGTTGTCCATCGCCCGGATGTTCTTGAAGAATCCGACGATTCTCATTTTGGACGAAGCAACCTCTGCATTGGATACTGAAACGGAGTCCGCTATACAAGAGGCTCTCGCCGAGTTGTCTGAAGGACGCACAACACTTGTTATTGCTCATCGCCTTGCAACGATCAGAAATGCGGACCGTATTGTTGTCGTTGCGGAAGGCGGCATCGCAGAACAAGGTAAGCATGAGGAACTGCTGCAGACTGCCGGAATTTACAGCCGATTGCATGAAGCGCAGTTTGGAGCTTAA